A window of Asterias amurensis chromosome 10, ASM3211899v1 genomic DNA:
TCCAGATCCAGCCCATTACAACGTGTAGAGACCCGCCGATGAAATCTTCAAAAATTTGTGCGGCGGGGTAGGCCTACTCGAGTCCTAGTAGTAGtacaccttgttgagctgtaaataaatggctctcttttaaaaTCAGtctattctacctccatggtctcatcagttgccattattacaggccaccttcgatacatgtgggcaattccaccaaaaagtgtcctcggcccaaaaaattgaagtcaaatttgtggatttaaatttaaagtagCAAGAAAGAGTGATACCCAGTGATTTCAAATctatgtttgtttcattttttttccttggttttccatgtttttcatcgtttattaaaaaagtttttttttagccaaattcatgatttttgGGAAATGATTGGCACAATTGTCTAAAATGCTCTCCTGGTTACATTTTAGATGACATTTCAATTATTCTTGGCTTAAAACATATAACTGGTGGTAAGtattcacaattttaaagaaacttcATTGTCAATTTATTCACAGGGTGCTGCCACTCGTTTTAATTAGcccttaattaccaattatgaaatgtaatgtccatgacattATATGGTGTTTAGTTTTATATTCTAAAGCCAGTAAGAGATATTTTCATGAGACTTCATACGCAAAGCTAGTTTTTAGGGGCTAAtcctataatgcaagaaaattcataaaaaattaattacaactgtgctaacgagcgtcatggacattacatttagcgtcatggacattacgtcatggacattacatgtcACATGAAACTTACCTTTTTGAAGGTAAATGCTGCAATTTATCAATTGGACCTATTGTAGGTAAACCTGGACTAGTCAAAGAGAACATTTGTCATAGACCTCATCAGAAATTTGTTTCGAGCTCTTTTTTAGCAGCGCGTTTAGTGGCAACATCGTGCACAGATTCTACAAACTGACAGCTCAAATCCGAGATTTTCAGGTGAGTTTTCTCATGGAACTGTTCTTTcctaaaaacattcaagtgacattGAAATGTATGTGAACTGTTGGTGAGACATGTTTAGATGAATGTAGGACATTATAAACAGACTTTATCATCAAAGAGGACTTCTCAAGGCCTAGGCGTAGTGCAGATTTGTACACATCTACGTATAGCTTGGATACAAAGACGTCAtacataaagtaattttttatttttacataatttcagaATGGCTAAGACTTGAGTAGAGAGGCAGAAAAAGTATagagagaaaacaagacaaacCATGGAAACATGATTGTGATAAACAAAGCCCTATGCAGCCAATCTTTCCTTCATTTGTTGTTCTCTGTTCTTGTTTTGCAGGTCAATCTAGGTGGAATGTGTAGAGGATGACCTCAATGACTGTCTCGTATTTGGAAAACTAAGGAAGCATCTACGTTTGACCTGTTCCTCCCAAGAAGTCCtcccaactcattttaactGATCTTCTGGGAATTGTTCACCCAGTCTTGAACATAGCAGTATCCAgatcaactttgaaaattacagaaaCCTTTAATGTTTAACTTCCATTTACTGTCGTCACAAAATGTTGACGCAAGATGTTCAGTATATTACTCAAGATGAACAATTACCATGTGAGAAACACATAAAAGGGAATTATGTTAAAGATAATTAGAAAAAAGGTTACTTCATGTATACCTACATCTCTGGTCTATCATAACTACTCCAAGGCAGAAGCCAGCCTGGTTGGATGTGGACGGAAAGTGCAAAAAGGGGACTTACCGAGGGGCGGGGTTTAAGTGAGATTCTGGGGGAGGTttggttcttaaaaatgtttggaagAGGTTAAACATTAAGATAGGGACATTCATTATAGTTTAAAACCCATATTAAGAGCAAGGCAGCACATGGGTTTACAAATTCAGGGTAAAAGCATGATGCATCATTTTACAAGtttgacgtaatgtccatgacgctaaaaataacccaaaatgtaatgtccatgacgctctatTAAGATGTGTAACAAGAAAGTTGAcaggttttcttaaaaatattatcaatgttCATGTTAACTACTTCCCTGTTTAGCAAATAAAAAGGTATTCTAAAAATTTTGAACTTTAACTTCACAGAGTTTTGGAATTGAGTGTGTTGTACCCAAAACCCACTTCCGTTtttcgtaatgtccatgacgctcgttagcTGTGCTCTGACTCCTTAATTAATTTGAACTTTTCCAAATACATAGTATCATTTGACTTACTAGGACACAAGATACTAGTATCAAGCACAAAACTATAAATCAAAGCTACTTGGTGTGTTTAACTGACCAACAAAGTTCTAAAAATGTCTCaaaacgtaatgtccatgacgtggAACTGCCCATGTCCAAAACGCTTTCAGACAGAcaaaggtcgcaaaatgcgtgttactttgattgcaaatttcacGGCCATTTAGAAAAATCGTGTACTACATGATTGTACttcattttattccttacatttgtGTTGTGTAACTGTACATGATGTAACGTTACATCGTGTCAATTGGTAATGCATGTTTACATCATGATATAGATCCACTGTACAAAGTGCAGCGCACTTGCACGCGCGTctcctgtccgccattttgggtgtcaaaaaatgtacaaaatgatGGTACATGTGTTTACGCACCTTCAAACATCGCGCGTCTACCATTTCTGCCTTTTTGGGAGTCCATTCCTTTTGTGCAcgtttgacacccaaaatggtgGACAGGAGATGCGCGTGTATGTGCGCTGCGCgttgtgcaatgggtctatagaCCAAATAATTTGGGCACTGtacttgttttttaatatttgggtAGGGGGTCTATATGGCGGATGTACCAGAAGTGCCCAAAAGAAGTCTAACGTTATGTCTTTTAAtcatatgtaaaaaaaaaagatatcacATGATTATGTGCAcgtatttatgttttttttccataacGTTAAGCTGTGTCACGATATCACCATCTTGTATTATTTTTGTAATCATTTGGTCTCTCAGGGGAAACTTCATATTGATGTTGCGGATGTTAGTGTATTATGCAATAGGGTTGACACGTTGGACTTTGaaaaatcatcttttttcctattcaaggtttttttttctgaagaaaggttttaaactGGAGAGGGGAGACCACTCAGTGGTGTTTGGCTgtcaaaaaaaagagaagaatgCAAGGAACCTTTACGAAATTCACAAAAGCCTAATGAGTATTCAAATTGCAAGTTGTAATTTGTCTACAAGTCTATGGTGCAAGATGAATGTTGGTGGCTTTTTCATGCtatattttcaaatatttgaaaGATTTCAGCATTGatgttttcacatgtttgttcaCTGGATACATGGAGATTAGTGAGTTATTGATTTGGTATATAAATATTTATGCCGGAGAAATCATTTGGGAATTCTTCCATGTCTTGGGGTGACATCATTAGATGGTACAAATGTACCTGTAGGGCTGTTTTTGTTAACTcaaatactaaaaaaattatGCTTTTTTGTATTTCATGAAGGTTTCTTGCATTCTTCTTTTGTTTGGCACCCAAACACTACATAGTGGTCTGAAAAATGGTCCTATTACTGGATATGAATGTTGATTTgtatattttgaaaaaagaaatctACATGTACCCTAGGACTAATTGACAATTTTTGGTGGTGGACATTGAAGCGACATTATGTTTGTAGGGTGGGGTAGTAGAACAGATgattttattgtgttttgttttcggtGAGGTAGATTGTGATGAGTAGAAATGTATCACCTGTATAATTTGGTTTGTTTATTGTCTTTATATTTTAGATGTCAACGGTTTTTGTGAGAACCCTGGGACAAGTGGAGCAGCGTGGTTCCTGTCATTGTATTGATGTTGTGACAATGGATCAATCTGTGCGTCAATTGTATACAAGTGAGGAGCGGCACTTGAATTTTCTTGTTGCAGATGCTTTTCTTAAGCTCACGAATGCGACAGTCACTTGTTCCGCAAGTAATCAGAAGATTATCAAGCTTGCTGCGCAAACAAAGGTGAGTATTGCAAAAATTGAGGGGAAAGTGTACATGATGGTGTCAGTGCATAACAATTCGTTATTTGTGTGTGATCATACATGTGCAGTTATCTTGTTGCTGAGGACGTTGCCTAAATATGGAAATGAGTGTGATAATTACCTGAAAATTatgattttcaaatttttgtcgTTTGTGTTTTCTGAGTATTTTAATACCCTTGTGCTGTCTGGATGGGAAAACTGGACTTTTGTAAGCTCAATAAATGGAAAAATCCTGGTTGGTTTGTACTCATTTTGTGATATATGAGTGTATTTGTGACAcatagccatggttttgacTTAGCAAGGTTTATTGTATATGAtgtgtggttttgttttgttttagctgTTTCGCCGCGAAGTGTGTGAAACAGCTatagtttttgttaaaaaatgttttctttgttttcttttgttctttctttttaatttgtCAGCAAAAAAAGCCATTAATTTTCTACACGTTTACATTGTCACGGCCATTTTGCACAGTTCCCTAATTGGGATTCAAATGAAATTTAGAGGGACTAAAGGCAATGATGTAATAGTGTGCATATTATAATGACGTTAAGTAGACGtcatcttgtgattttttatgtatttttgaatttttgaagccttttatgtttaaaacaattatatctCATGAAGCCAATGTTATAATACTGCAAATGATACTTCATATTGTAGCTTAAGATtcactttattttataaaacaagTTACGTCATCTTGACGTCATCAGATTTAAAATTACGTAATTTGAAGcatttaatgttaaaaaatcaTATATCATGAAGCGTATGTCATAATATTTCAAATGCTAAATCATGTTGTAGCAATGTAGCCTATGATTCAATTCATTTAATAAAACAAGGTATATCATTATGACGTAATCAGAAGATGGCAATTAGTGAAACAGCCGGTTATTCGTTCACGAATACAACTCAGCtctagttgtttttgtttttgtttttgtttttgtggttttGAAATATATTGTAAAAcactaaaatgttttattttatttgatgcaCAGATATACAGCGGTAAAGTCTTTGATTTTGAGTGTGATGCCTATAAGGAGTTCATGAATTCACCTGTTGTAGGTGTTAGTGATGCGCTGAAGAAGAGTCCTTATGAAAGATTTTCAGTGACTGGTGTAGTCGTGAAGGTATGTGACCATTATGGTATTTTTAGTTATTCTTGAGTTATATTGTATTGTGAGTTTATGAAGTCTatggttttatttgtttgtgtatttgttttttgatgttttgtgtatgtacatgtagtcagtAGGGTCATTTAGGTTTGAGTCAGTTTTAGGTTGGGTTTTTAATGTTGGGTTTTGATGTTTGTAGTGTTTACTATGTGTTATGTTCTTTTTAAGCTGTGTTTTGGGGTTATCTAATTTTATACATAGAAGTTTTGTGGTTTAGGGACATTGTatgtttgttgttgtagtttgAAATGGTGGTTTTTGCAATGTGGTAGATTGGTAGTATCAGAGATGCCACTTCTCCGGTTTAACCTTGAAttctggttttaaaaaaaaatcccctcaacttttgttttttcccaGCTGTCCATTCATAAAAAGActggagagagaaaaaaaaacaacggaAAATGTTTATTTGAAATGCGCGAATTtacgttacgtgtacgaggatgataaatagtctgttggggtgttataaaacagatattgactgcttttactcgtgctacGGTTAAACTACGACTCCCTTGGTAATCCCGGGCGCGTGGTATTTTCGTGAGGCGCACGGCGCGTGCTATTTTCCCGAGgctgcgcctcgggaaaatagcaTGCGCCGGGTATCACCTCGGGCATCGTagtttaaccatagcactcgaagcagtcaatatttgtatactatatcaATGTCGCCGGCTGAAGAAGGGAACCGAGCTAGCTAGTGACGGATCGGGAGTGCTAGTTGTGCCCGTTTGGGAAAGGAGCCGGAGCAGGCCAGTTTAAACATGCTGTGATTACAGTCGTGTTGGAATGAAAGTCGCAAGTAAAACTATCAGCAAAGACATTTTCATGTGAAACTAATGAAAAGTCTCCACAATTTTCAGGCACTAGAGACTTTGACACTTCTGTTTTTTGAACGATAAACACATGAAAGCAAGTGCAGCATTTCTTGCAGTCTGTGATTCTGGGGGAATTTGAACATTGCCTATGGTTGTCTCTTTCATGGTAGATGGAACAATCTAACGTGCATGGTGATTATATGTATTTTGTAATATTCATGTATAGGTGTCGCCAATCAAGGAAGGTAGTCGTTCAAGAAGAAGGGAAGTAGAGTTAGAAGATCTGAAAGATAAGAAGAAGAAGTTGTGTGTCAATTTGTGGCGACGGTCAAGTGAAAGTGAAGTAGATACCTCTGTTGTGGTCAAGAACGTGTACTGTAAGATGTATAACAACACTTTGAACTTCAATTCCACCCAACATACCAAACTTGAGGTAATTACAGTTGTGGATTTCAaattattgtgtttgtttgtgtgattttttgttattgtatgttgtcatgttgatatttttgacatattatgcctgtgatgttGTGTTTTCTTTATGCTGAACTTGTTTTTTATCGTTATTGAGtgatttatgaaaaaaatattgccTTTGGCAGCCATAGGGTTAAATTGCAACAATAGTACAATTAAAAGGAGCTCATTCAAAAAGAACAAGCAAAAATATGCAGTAACAAGATTAAGattgaaaaatacaaaaacaagaaaactggTTTTATATtgaaatttacattaaaatttatttaattaagaTTTGGGTTGAACTTGtgaataaatgcaaaatttttaagtttttgttaaaTATGTAGAGATATTAGGAAACAAATGTGTGGTTTTATGCAACACATGTCTTCTGTATTgtgtacaaataataaataatggcaaTTATATTGATAAAAGGAAATTGTCCTTCCTTTTAGGGAGGAGGTTTGGTGGGCGTTAGAGATGATGTAGGTTTGCTGTAGTGTACAATtggtataaaaaatattttgtgggggggggggcgtactTGATAATTGTGACAAATGTTTCTGTATCAGAGTTCATCATCATGCAATTGGTTGCTGGTGTTGTGATTTATGGAATTTTTGTGAGTATCTGTTTGATATTGTACATTAATATTTGTAGTTTGTAAACTAAGTACAAAtgacaaatatttgtttacttttctaCATGCAAGTTAGTTTCTAGTAGTTTATCATTGTTTATCAGTAATTGTGTGTTCTTGGTTGTTGGTTTGTCAGGGTTTTTTGTGAAAATGATGGTGGTACCACTGGAAATATTCGTTCTGAAATTACCCTAGATCTTTTTGAATTCAGGATTTGGCTGGAATTGAAGGAATTGTTTTCTGTTTGATATCGCTTTAAGTGAGTTTAGTTATAGTAAACCACCTCGAAAAGGGAAATCTAGAGTAGCGATTGGCGTGTATGAAATTCACTTTGAAATTGGTGAATAACATGTATTttcttgaagtatttttttactttctgTATTCCAAATGTAATCATTGGTCTATGATAACCAATACTGTTGACCTGAAATGAGGTAAAATCACAAAGTTGAAAAATTACCCTCAGTAAATGGTAAAGTATCAAGGTCTGTTATGGAAAGGATACCTTGGATATTTCATGAATACATTTTGAGGGGGCCTTCGGTACACATATACCTaatgttttgggttgttttgaGCAGCATAGGAGTGTGAAAACACTGTGAAACACTTCGGCTCTAGCAAGATAGAAAACTTTGTGAACACAAAGTGGAAAGGGAGAATGTACAATTTTAAGGATAAAATCAGATTTATCACCATTTTTACAAGAAAGATTTCAATGTTTGATTGTATTCTTTATATTAAGTTAGATGTGCTGTACTTCAATCGTTTTATATATGAGTTGTGTGGTTCTGTGAATACAACAatgtgtttgttattgtttaggTTGTTGACACCGATCAGAGAGTGACATTGACGTTTGATGGGTTCAATGTTGGTGATGAGTAAGTATAACATTTTTGTCATGTATTTGTTATTGAGAATTTGAAAAGCCCATGGGACTGACAGCAAATGATGTGAGTGGTGCCTTGTATTTTTGCTGGGGTGTCTAACAATGTTATATTTGATATTTATATACCACATagacagatccttgtcatttgattggtgcaACATATTGCACGTGTCATCCATTATTTTGCCATGTATTTAATGCAACGTGTACGGACTTGTTCTCCTGATGCAGTTCATAAATTTAATATTGGATAGTGTGCAATATTAACATAATTGTTGGACGCTTTGCGGTCAGTGAACCCATGTTATCAGCTTTGTTTCCAAAATGTTTGTTCCCCAGCCCGTTTGTGTAAAAGAGGTTAGTTCATGTTATGAGTGACAAGGTTGGTATTGAGCGTGGATTttgtaaagttgttcagggtgcgaAATTAACAGTTGCCCGGTTGCCCGGGGCAACCAAAAAATCATCGGGCAACCTGTGATCAAACAATCGTTGCCCGTCGGGCAACCTTATGGAAAATAAGAATTTAAGCCTATCCTACTTATTATTGTGCTTGCTCCAAAGATCGTTTGAATTTTCCACATAAAGCTTTATGAATCTATAGTTGCAGATGCAACATTCACACCACTGATCAGTATAGTCGCATATTATTATATTCGGGCAACCAAACTCACTGGCGGGCAACCTGATTTTCAGTTGTTGGTTGCCCTGGGTCAACCAGCAAATTTTCTTAATTTCGCACCCTGATTGTTTAGAGGGTTTGTACAATTGTAAGAGTGTGGATTGGAGTGTGGGTTTCTGTGTcaatattgtgaaaaaaatattaaatgacaAGGGTTTATGTGtgagttatataaaacaaatattgtatgcattttgttTATGCCGGGGGCGAAATACAATCACTTGGTGAAATTTGGCTTTTGTGTTTCACTCATCTGCGTCTCGTAAAATGAAATAGTCAAGATTTCACCTTATGATTATATTTTCCGACATTGCACTcattttttgaatatttgtataataagtCTTTTTTATACAGTGATTATTGTGTAGTACCatttcaagagtgaagttcaaggtATGTGTCAGGTGGTTGTGTTAATGTGGATTGTAACAGTGAAATAACAGAACAATTGTTGACATTGTCAGAGAACGTGGCTGAAATAGTTTTGCTTTTGCTAACATTGGCTGTCCAAATGGTTGTACTTTTGTATTTGCTTGTATTCTTCTGGGTGTCTGTCTAATGTACTTGATTACTGTAATCAGGGGTGGATCCAGGAATTTTTGGAGGGAGGGGTGAGgtctttgtttgttgttatgcCTGAAGAAAAAACCGtgatatgttttttattatttttgagtgGGAGGTGGGTCTGACCATCAAAATCAGACATGACAAGTTTAAGTTGTTTTCCTACATAGGTGATGGCTGGGCTTGGGGAAAGATGAGTTGGGATTGTTTTGGGATTGGAATGGTGAGAGGGACGGAAATAGTGTTGAGTTGTTGTTTTAtggttttttaaatagttttcagGGGAAGTGTTTGAAGGTTGTGAAATTGTATTGTTATGTagtttgttattgttaatttgaattgaatgtgtgtttttgttttgtatttctcaGTGGGTTTCTGCATCTGGATACAGAAGAGAATACAGAGTACAAGGTTGATCCAGCCTTGCTTCTAGAGAGATTGGAGTTGGACACTATTGCTGACTTGCAAGGTATTTTGCCTGTGACTATTGATGTTACGTATCGATCGCTTGACAGAACCATCAAACATTTTGATGCAGAATAGGAGTTTTCATATGTAATAGAGTGATGATTTAAGATATGATGGTGTAGGCTTAAATAGTGGTTTAAAGGGTGTGGGTACTTGTGggaggacacaaaacacaatgttcacagatttacaataaacttacagggtttgaagttaatgatggtagaaagcttcccttaaaatattacctgctgaggtgctgtagtttttgagcaatgagtaaaacagtgtcacgaaatagtttttgtctcaggagacgaaaactttttagcatgtaaaacgtattaaccagtacTAGTATGGATATATTAGTACTGGTACTAgtactggttaatacgttttacatgctaaaataaattatttttgtgacattgtttatgtcatttctaaaaaactagagcacctcagcaagtaatatttaagggaagctttctactattattatcttcgaactctgtaagtttaatgtaaatctgtggacattgtgttatgTGTACTACAagacccaaaccctttaaagtggAAAAAGAAAAGTTCCATTCCAGACTGAAATTAGTTGTAGTTTAATTTGGacactgtgtttgattgaaaaataCTGTGTTTTTTATATGTGTTTAAGTTCAGaatctgtgtttttgttttaatgataattttggtttgtgtttgtagttgtttttgtttggtttgattGTATATTGGTGATGATATATGTGTCACTATTATGTATTGTGTTGCATCATATATATAtctatttttaaattttcatagCAGGATTGAGGAGTGTTTCTTAATATTTTCTAAAAGTTTGGATAAGGTACAGCTTAATTTAAGTAGATTGATTTGACATTGATAAATAATTTGTGCTTTTCATATGCCTGGTGTTTGGGTAATGATAGCAAGATATATAGGAGGTCTGTGGTTACCACTTTAAGAACAAAAATAGACATGTTGAGATAATGGTATGAAAACAGGTATTTTCTTGTAAATGTGAAAGTTGtggaaatattattgtttttgattttgttgtttgtttctttgttttggattgttgttgttgatttttttgttcagaaatgtttgatgtttgtttagggaaagttttttttacaagaggTGAACACTTTGAATGTTTGGTTGATGTAATTTGTGGCATTGTTTCCTGTTACTTAAATGATTTTAGTGTAAGGTTGCTACCATGAAAGTTTTGAACATCATGTTCTTTTTTTATGAGTCAAGATGTGTGTACTTGTTTATAAGGATTTGCGATTCTAatgactttgtttttgttttgatggaCATATTGCATTTATATAAATGTGAACATGATGATAATATATCTAGGatttttttatggtaacaagAGATTTTACTAAAAAGTTAGTAAGAGAAGTTGTCATTTATTTATTGTGGTAATGTTTTAAAGATGTGTGGTGTTTTTTATTAGATGAATATTTTGAGATTACGTTGTAATTTTAAATTCAGTGTTTTGGGGGATGTTTTGTAGAAGACATGAAGAATGTTTCTTCTATttcaatcataaataatgtgggAATATGTAAGGATTAAGATGTAATTGGAGTTTTTTTGTAAGTGTTATTTGGATTTGATGTATTTGTTGAAAGTATTGAAGAATTCTTGGTAAATTGTGGTGTTTGGTTTTGATATGTTAATGTTTGAGATAAAGCAGAAGTTTATCTCAGAAGTTTGTAAGTCCACAAGACAACATTTGCTTCTGTTGTCTATTTTAGTGATATTACATAAAAGGTTTTTGTTAATGTAAAAAGCGTTGTAGTCAACGATGTTGAAGTTTACTTATATCTAAGTGTGTTTTAGTTTGGGATGAAGTAGTAGTGTTGTAGGGGGTTTTTGtgattgatttgttttctcCCCATTTGAGTCATTAAGTCTAGTGGTTAGTGGGATGATTGtcgttttatattttgtattattagtattattttgtttttctttttacagactTAAAGTATATTTTGATAAATCTGATCGTGGAGATAGCATATGTAGAAGATATTTTATGGTAACACAAGGTTTTTGTAGGAAGTAGAAAGTAGTGTTTATAAATTGCAAGTTATTTATTGTTGTATGTTTTAAAGATGTAAGTGTATGATGTTATTGAAGTAGTAAAATTGTTTCAGATCACATAATTTGTAATTTGTGTTGTTGGGGatgttttgttgtataattagaggattttttgttttattgatcaATCCTGGAAATTATGTAATGAAGAGgtaatattatttgttattgttactgTTCTTTTATTCAGTTGTTGAAaagtatttaaatatttatggATTGGAGTTGTATTTTAGTTTTGCAAAGTATTGACggtatgttgtttatttgcataatAGTTATCTGAAGTTTGTAATTTCCCagagcaataatttttttcaaattatggttagttttaaatagttgttttttgtatgtttataATCGTTATATTGAATGAGTTGGGAATAAATGTGTTATTGAAAATCAACATGATGTGTATTGTGTGTTGGTAGATTACACTTTGTCTGTTGTATTCGGGCAGGCTTGTAACCAGGATTGTGTTTACCCCTTTTGGTATCTGGATTAGAAAAGGGGGAGGGTGTACAAGGAGGGAAAGGACATGTTGGGGGAAAAATTGCACATGGGATATGGGGGGTCCAGGGGTGAAGTTAAGTgggggattgggggggggggggcaaagccGTTGGAAAGTTTGAGCTTACATTGTTTAGGTGCCCATTCAAGTGTTAGAACATAAACTATACATTAGGTGTTAGTTCGATGAACAAATACATAGTTGTTCAAAACaccaaattaaaaatattaatttgtgaactttttcactTTTCAACCTTTTTGGATTTTTTCAACTTTTtcgacttttatttttttttaatgttttggaattttttttacttttttgacttgggaatttttttttaattttgagttttaaactgttttgacttcgaatttaaaactttttggaATTTTAAGACTTTTTGTCTTGTGgtatttttaaacttttgttttgtttcattttatttatgtttaaaaaaaaaattaaaaccaaaaccaaaaattCAATTAACTGATGTAATGTATGTcgacagagggcgctgtaataGGTGACAATGTCAATCAGGGTGCATCACACTAAATAATGTTGTATTGACCAGAGTGGAAAAACTTTTAACCTCACAGTGAAAACAATATAGGAATCCGTACAATTGTGTCAATGTATGAAAATTTGAATGTTACTTTGTcaaattctttttaaatttttgggtGGTCATCGTTTAGGATTTTTGTTAAGCACCCGAAAGCAAAAAAACATCCATGAAAATGCACATGCTGCCAGTTTTAGTGAAGGATCCATCCAGTTCCACAGCAAATAGGACCAACTTTGAAGCCAAAATTTATCAAGTCTCCCCAAAAGTGGAAGCACAGAACCCCCAGGTTGTGAAGTAAGCATTAATACACTAATTATTAGTTGCTTAGACCCGCGAAATCAAACATTTTCCAAAATAGTTGTGGGATGCAGAAAAGTAGCTTGGGGCACGAATTTGGGACTATTTAGGTGGTGCACCCATAAATCTTCCTAAGGTTTTTCGCATAGAGCTGTAAACACTGAGCAGATCTAAGA
This region includes:
- the LOC139943493 gene encoding uncharacterized protein, whose amino-acid sequence is MSTVFVRTLGQVEQRGSCHCIDVVTMDQSVRQLYTSEERHLNFLVADAFLKLTNATVTCSASNQKIIKLAAQTKIYSGKVFDFECDAYKEFMNSPVVGVSDALKKSPYERFSVTGVVVKVSPIKEGSRSRRREVELEDLKDKKKKLCVNLWRRSSESEVDTSVVVKNVYCKMYNNTLNFNSTQHTKLEVVDTDQRVTLTFDGFNVGDDGFLHLDTEENTEYKVDPALLLERLELDTIADLQGILPVTIDVTYRSLDRTIKHFDAE